A region from the Camelina sativa cultivar DH55 unplaced genomic scaffold, Cs unpScaffold13266, whole genome shotgun sequence genome encodes:
- the LOC104775376 gene encoding chaperone protein dnaJ 3-like: MPVYQRPFMKGKLYIHFTVDFPDSLSPEQTKALEAVLPKPSTAQLNDMEIDECEETTLHDVNIEDEMRRKAQAQREAYDDDDDDDDHPGGAQRVQCAQQ; the protein is encoded by the coding sequence ATGCCGGTATACCAGAGGCCGTTCATGAAGGGTAAGCTGTACATCCACTTCACAGTGGATTTCCCGGACTCGCTGAGCCCTGAGCAGACCAAAGCACTGGAAGCTGTTTTGCCCAAGCCCTCAACAGCTCAGTTGAACGACATGGAGATAGATGAGTGTGAGGAGACCACTCTACACGATGTGAACATTGAGGATGAGATGAGGAGGAAGGCACAAGCTCAAAGAGAGGCttatgatgatgacgatgatgatgatgaccatcCTGGTGGTGCTCAGAGGGTGCAATGTGCCCAGCAGTAA